In the genome of Chrysemys picta bellii isolate R12L10 chromosome 17, ASM1138683v2, whole genome shotgun sequence, one region contains:
- the LGALS7 gene encoding galectin-7 isoform X2 gives MTGSVPETSAGFRVTFLYGQYEGANVALLFNPRFEGAPHIVFNSLVERKWGQEERKENSPLRKGKSFTLTFTTTAKAYEVTVNERHHYAFQHRLPPEHVRFLEVNGDVKLEAISWEGGGSYWNRLTAVPSWGASRVY, from the exons ATGACGGGCTCGGTGCCGGAGACAAGCGCAGG CTTCCGGGTAACGTTCCTCTACGGTCAGTACGAAGGGGCCAACGTGGCCTTGCTCTTCAACCCCCGCTTTGAGGGCGCCCCCCACATCGTCTTCAACAGCTTGGTGGAGAGAAAGTGGGGCCAGGAGGAGCGGAAGGAAAACAGCCCCCTCCGCAAAGGGAAGAGTTTCACGCTGACGTTCACCACCACCGCCAAGGCATACGAG GTGACAGTGAACGAGCGTCATCACTACGCGTTCCAGCACCGCCTCCCGCCGGAGCACGTGCGCTTCCTGGAGGTGAACGGCGACGTGAAGCTGGAGGCCATCAGCTGGGAAGGCGGCGGTAGTTACTGGAACCGCCTCACAGCGGTGCCCAGTTGGGGAGCCTCCCGCGTGTATTAG
- the ECH1 gene encoding delta(3,5)-Delta(2,4)-dienoyl-CoA isomerase, mitochondrial has protein sequence MAAVAGSVLRGLLRRQLSAQSQPLLSFRAMSSAAEQPPASHSYETLKVSRVREKVFHVELNRPDKRNAMNAVFWREMVVCFNKIAQDSECHAVVVSGAGKLFTAGIDLMEMGSVFVMVEGDDTARKAWNLRKKLREYQESFTVLERCPKPVIAAVHGGCVGGGVDLISACDIRYCTQDAWFQIKEVDIGLAADVGTLQRLPRIIGNQSLVNELAFTARKMMAPEAESSGLVSRVFQDKQAMLEGAFELAADIAGKSPVAVQGTKVNLVYSRDHSVPDGLRYMATWNMSMLQTEDLMKSAQAALEKKSPKDVLYSKM, from the exons ATGGCGGCGGTTGCGGGCTCCGTCCTGAGGGGGCTGCTGAGGAGAC AGCTGTCTGCTCAGAGTCAGCCACTGCTGAGCTTCAGAGCCATGTCGTCGGCCGCAGAGCAGCCCCCTGCATCTCACAGCTATGAGACTCTGAAGGTGTCCCGGGTGCGGGAGAAAGTGTTCCACGTGGAGCTGAACCGGCCGGACAAACGGAACGCCATGAATGCAGTGTTCTGGAG GGAGATGGTGGTGTGTTTCAACAAGATCGCCCAGGACTCTGAGTGCCACGCAGTGGTGGTGTCGGGTGCCGGGAAGCTATTCACTGCAG GCATCGACCTCATGGAGATGGGCAGCGTGTTTGTGATGGTGGAAGGGGACGACACGGCTCGCAAGGCGTGGAACCTGCGCAAGAAGCTCAGGGAGTATCAGGAGAGCTTCACGGTGCTGGAGAGG TGTCCGAAGCCCGTGATCGCCGCTGTCCACGGAGGCTGCGTTGGGGGAG GTGTAGACCTGATCTCTGCCTGTGATATCCGGTATTGCACCCAGGATGCATGGTTCCAAATTAAG GAGGTGGATATCGGGCTGGCGGCAGACGTGGGCACGCTGCAGCGCTTGCCCAGGATCATCGGGAACCAGAG cctggtgaaCGAACTGGCCTTCACCGCCCGCAAGATGATGGCTCCGGAAGCTGAGAGCAGCGGCTTGGTCAG ccggGTTTTCCAGGACAAGCAGGCCATGCTGGAGGGCGCCTTTGAGCTGGCGGCCGACATCGCTGGCAAGAGCCCCGTGGCCGTGCAGGGCACCAAGGTCAACCTAGTCTACTCCAGGGACCACTCCGTGCCCGATGGCCTGCGGTACATG gccACCTGGAACATGAGCATGCTGCAGACTGAGGACCTCATGAAATCTGCTCAGGCTGCCCTGGAGAAGAAGAGCCCCAAGGACGTCCTGTACTCCAAGATGTAG
- the LGALS7 gene encoding galectin-7 isoform X1: MVAAAMALIPDRPTVPYSTAIPGGLRPHTWVKMTGSVPETSAGFRVTFLYGQYEGANVALLFNPRFEGAPHIVFNSLVERKWGQEERKENSPLRKGKSFTLTFTTTAKAYEVTVNERHHYAFQHRLPPEHVRFLEVNGDVKLEAISWEGGGSYWNRLTAVPSWGASRVY, translated from the exons ATGGTAGCAGCAGCAATGGCTCTAATTCCGGACAGGCCG ACCGTCCCGTACAGCACTGCCATCCCGGGAGGACTCCGTCCGCACACGTGGGTGAAGATGACGGGCTCGGTGCCGGAGACAAGCGCAGG CTTCCGGGTAACGTTCCTCTACGGTCAGTACGAAGGGGCCAACGTGGCCTTGCTCTTCAACCCCCGCTTTGAGGGCGCCCCCCACATCGTCTTCAACAGCTTGGTGGAGAGAAAGTGGGGCCAGGAGGAGCGGAAGGAAAACAGCCCCCTCCGCAAAGGGAAGAGTTTCACGCTGACGTTCACCACCACCGCCAAGGCATACGAG GTGACAGTGAACGAGCGTCATCACTACGCGTTCCAGCACCGCCTCCCGCCGGAGCACGTGCGCTTCCTGGAGGTGAACGGCGACGTGAAGCTGGAGGCCATCAGCTGGGAAGGCGGCGGTAGTTACTGGAACCGCCTCACAGCGGTGCCCAGTTGGGGAGCCTCCCGCGTGTATTAG
- the LGALS4 gene encoding galectin-4: protein MAYVPAPGYQPIYNPPLPHAVPIAGGLRPGMAIYVQGMVPHHTKRFRVNFSCGPEKGADIALHFNPRFDSGDKIVLNSFQRGKWAKEEHKHDMPFHKGQHFEMVFNITPEGYRITVNGAPCYEFRHRIPPEHVQVVDVDGDLELQSLNIIGGGMMGGGGMYYPQPGMLGMQPNMPPTSLPMMAGPASFHPQVPYVANFPGGLTAKKTVVVKGLVPQGAKSFCINFKMGYSKDIALHINPRLNERSVVRNSLLNGNWGSEERELPHNPFQPGQYFELSIRCGNGRFKVFANGQPLFDYNHRFREFQKIDTLEINGDVVLSYVQF from the exons ATGGCCTACGTCCCTGCCCCTGGCTACCAGCCCATCTACAACCCG CCTCTCCCTCATGCTGTCCCCATTGCCGGGGGGCTCCGGCCCGGGATGGCCATCTATGTCCAAGGGATGGTGCCCCATCACACCAAGAG gttcCGTGTGAATTTCTCCTGTGGCCCAGAGAAGGGGGCCGACATCGCCCTGCACTTCAACCCCCGTTTCGACAGCGGGGACAAGATCGTCCTCAACAGCTTCCAGCGGGGCAAGTGGGCCAAGGAGGAACACAAGCACGACATGCCCTTCCACAAGGGGCAGCACTTCGAGATGGTCTTCAACATCACCCCCGAGGGCTACCGg ATCACGGTGAACGGGGCCCCCTGCTACGAGTTCCGGCACCGCATCCCGCCCGAGCACGTGCAGGTCGTCGACGTGGACGGGGACCTCGAGCTGCAGTCGCTCAACATCATTGGAGGGGGCATGATGGGGGGCGGG GGGATGTATTACCCGCAGCCCGGGATGCTT GGCATGCAGCCGAATATGCCACCCACAAGCCTGCCG ATGATGGCTGGCCCCGCTTCCTTTCACCCG CAAGTCCCCTATGTGGCTAACTTCCCAGGCGGGCTGACAGCCAAGAAGACAGTGGTGGTGAAAGGATTAGTCCCGCAGGGCGCTAAGAG CTTCTGCATCAACTTCAAGATGGGCTACTCCAAGGATATCGCCCTGCACATTAACCCTCGCCTGAACGAGAGGAGCGTGGTCAGGAACAGCCTCCTGAACGGGAACTGGGGCTCGGAGGAGCGGGAGCTGCCTCACAACCCCTTCCAGCCCGGCCAGTACTTCGAG ctctccaTCCGCTGCGGGAACGGACGTTTCAAGGTCTTTGCCAACGGGCAGCCGCTCTTCGACTACAACCACCGTTTCCGCGAGTTCCAGAAGATCGACACGCTGGAGATCAACGGCGACGTGGTCCTGTCCTACGTCCAGTTCTGA